The Manihot esculenta cultivar AM560-2 chromosome 11, M.esculenta_v8, whole genome shotgun sequence genome includes a region encoding these proteins:
- the LOC110626872 gene encoding PTI1-like tyrosine-protein kinase 3 — protein sequence MRRWLCCTCQVEESYPSRDDEQQRSPKHHTDGNPMKGSKVSAPVKAEVQKEAPPIEVPALSIDELKEKTDNFGSKALIGEGSYGRVYYANLDNGKAVAVKKLDVASEQESNIEFLTQVSMVSKLKNENVVELLGYCVEGNLRVLAYEFATMGSLHDILHGRKGVQGAQPGPTLDWMQRVRIAVDAARGLEYLHEKVQPAIIHRDIRSSNVLLFEDFKAKIADFNLSNQAPDMAARLHSTRVLGTFGYHAPEYAMTGQLTQKSDVYSFGVVLLELLTGRKPVDHTMPRGQQSLVTWATPRLSEDKVKQCVDPKLKGEYPPKGVAKLAAVAALCVQYEAEFRPNMSIVVKALQPLLKAPAPAPAPPPPES from the exons ATGCGCAGGTGGCTTTGTTGTACCTGTCAAGTAGAAGAATCGTATCCATCACGAGATGATGAGCAACAAAGAAGCCCAAAGCACCACACAGATG GTAACCCCATGAAAGGATCAAAGGTATCAGCTCCAGTCAAAGCTGAAGTGCAGAAGGAAGCGCCTCCAATTGAAGTGCCTGCATTGTCTATAGATGAACTGAAAGAGAAGACTGACAATTTTGGTTCAAAGGCATTGATAGGTGAAGGATCGTATGGAAGAGTCTATTATGCTAACTTAGATAATGGGAAAGCTGTGGCAGTAAAAAAACTTGATGTTGCATCTGAGCAAGAGtcaaatattgaatttttgACTCAG GTTTCCATGGTGTCCAAATTGAAGAATGAGAATGTGGTTGAGTTGCTTGGTTACTGTGTTGAAGGAAATCTTCGGGTGCTTGCCTATGAGTTTGCAACAATGGGATCTCTACATGACATATTGCATG GTAGAAAGGGAGTTCAAGGGGCACAACCGGGTCCTACTCTTGATTGGATGCAGCGTGTGAGAATTGCAGTTGATGCGGCAAGGGGATTGGAATATTTGCATGAGAAGGTACAACCGGCTATAATACACAGAGATATCAGATCAAGCAATGTGCTTCTATTTGAGGACTTCAAAGCCAAGATTGCAGATTTTAATCTTTCAAATCAGGCTCCTGACATGGCTGCTCGCCTTCATTCTACTCGTGTTTTGGGAACCTTTGGTTATCATGCTCCAGA ATATGCGATGACTGGACAATTGACACAGAAGAGTGATGTTTATAGTTTTGGGGTGGTTCTCCTGGAACTTTTAACTGGGAGGAAACCTGTTGATCACACAATGCCGCGTGGACAGCAGTCCCTTGTCACTTGG GCAACTCCAAGACTGAGTGAGGACAAAGTTAAGCAATGTGTGGATCCAAAGTTGAAGGGAGAGTATCCTCCTAAAGGAGTGGCCAAG CTGGCAGCTGTGGCTGCATTATGCGTGCAATATGAAGCTGAGTTCAGGCCAAATATGAGCATCGTTGTGAAGGCACTCCAACCGCTTTTGAAGGCTCCAGCTCCGGCTCCAGCTCCTCCTCCTCCTGAGAGCTAA